The sequence TACTATCAATACTTTTTCTATAGTCATCAGGCATTTATTAGTTTCTAAGTTAAGAATTCTTATTACTAAATTAAATAAATCTTCGTAAAGGAATATTTAATTAGTTTCGTTTTCTATCTGTTTTTTTAAAAATAAATCTTTTTGTATTGATTTATAGTTATTTAAGGTTGTAAAATTTTTCCACTTACTTTTATTTAGGGCGTTTGTAGCATGGCTTCTTCAATACCAAACACCACAGTTTCTTCGTTGCAACCAGAAACTTTAGGTTCTCGTTTATCTTTATTTTCAGACTTAACTCCTCTAGAGAGAGGCGAGGTATCATCCTCCTGGAAAGAAAAATGTCAGAGAGCCTCTTGTATCGGATTATTGTGTTTATCTCTGCTTACCATCTGTGCTGGAATTTTAGTACTGACTTTACTTCCAACTGCCCCTGCACTTTTTGGTATACTATTTATCGCTATTGGTGGTGTTTTACTCGTTACGAGTTTGTTACAGCACTTGTCAATGCGGCCAAGTAAAAAAACACTGGCACAACAAGTGAACATTCGGGATTTGCAAACACAGCTTCAAGGGGTGTTGGCGACTACCGATGCGCGTAGTTTAGCCATAAACGGTTTTGGCCCTAATGGCAATCCAGAATTAATAATTCAAGAAAGAGAGGCCCTTTTAGCACAATTTGATAGAGATTTGCGTAGTAAGGAAGTTGCTTTATACCGTCTCTTAGCTTCTAACACAGAAGACAGGTATCCTGTTGTATCTGATTTATCAGCATTCCGTGAAATGCAAGAGCGTATCAGTGATGAGCTTGAGCTTTTATATCGTTCTTACAATCATTACATACAAGGAACGGTTGAGGCGAACCCTGATGAACGCTTACTGGCCTTACATCAAGAAAGGAATTTATTAATTCAACAGCTTGCTGACACTGGAATTGAAAAGTCCAATCAAACAGAGGCACTTTTAGATTTACAATCTACTTTAGGTGTTCTTAATCAAAACATTAGATTATTAGAAGATCAAATTGCAGAGAACTCGAGTAGTGGTCAACAACATACAGGGTTGGTCGATGGTCTTCATCCTTTGTTACAGGAGCGCAACGCTTTATTAGTCCGGCTTTCTCTAATTTATGAGTCATTAATCTCTTTAGCTAAGCAAGAAGAAGCATTGACAGGCAGACGTATTGATTTAGATAAGGAAATCGAGGCGGTTGTCGAATCTGGAGCCGAGCGGATTACATTCAACAGAGAATACAGAGAAAGGTTCCTACGTTCTTCAGGAAACATAAATCAGCTAACGAATAGTTTACGTGAGAAAGAAGCGGCTCTTTTAGCGCTTACTCAGCAAGTAGAAGCCCTGCATGAGGAAGTGGAAAGATTACGAGATCGTCCTCTTGGTGGAGAATATACCCAACAGGATATCGAACGGTACCACAGTGCTTTATTGGTTAAAGAACAAATTGCCCAGGATCTGGAAGATCAGGTTATCAGATATCGGGGGCTCCTTGACGAAGCTACTGAGGTGAATAACCGTATCACTTTGGGAATGCAAGAAAATGAAAGACGTTCCTTAGAGTTTTCGGCGTTAGAACAAAGAGAGAGGGTGTTAAATCACCAGATACGGGTTTTAACAGATGATCTTAAAAGACACGAAGAAGAACAACAACGTCTACGCGAGGAAAATGATGAGTTACGCGAGCTTGCGTTAACAACCGAGAGTAATCCTGGTTCTGATGTGCAGATAGAGGCTCTTCAAAAGGAAATCCGAAGATTAACAGTAGATTTAGAGGCTGTTGTCAACGAGCGAGCGAACATGTCCGAAGAACTTGCTATGGCACGTGCAGAGTTAACGAATCTGGAACTACGCTACTTGGCAATTAAAGACGAGATGATTTCCAGAGATGAGGAAAATGCCGCTCTTAAAATAGAGGTGGGCGAATTGCGTGGTGTCGTTCTTGAGAATGAGGAGAATCTCGAAAATTTACAGCATGCTTTAACAAATGAAATGAATTTAAAACGTGCTGTGGATGCCTTACGACCCGAGATTGATCGATTAGAACAAGAAAAGCTGAATCTCAATACACGTATGTTAGAAGCTGTTGAGCAAAATCGTATCAATATAGGTCTGCTACAGCAAAACGAACAAGAAAAAGAGAAGCTTCTTCAAGAGCTGCAAGGTTTACGTGCTCTTCATGCTCAAGAGAAAGAGAGATTGGAAGAGGAGATTGCTCAATTACAAAAGGAGATGCAGGAGCGTCATTTACAGCACCTGGAAGAAACCACGCGCTTGAGATCAGAAAATAATCAATTAGAAAATCTTCTTAGAGATGCTAAGAGAATAGGTGAGCACAGTCATGAGGGAGCTTTACGGATGTTAGGTTCTCAGTTGATTGCCTTATCTTCCAATATTAAGCAGCGAAGTAAAGCCGAAATACAACGTGCAGGAGACGTGATGGAAATGCTGGCTTTCACAGCTCCAAGATTCTTTGGAAACTTGGGGGGAGGAATCTCGTGTAGAAGCCTACGTCCTGGAGTGTATTTAGAAGCAGAACTTCCTACTGATGCCAGTGATGAGCAAAAACGTACTGTTATCGAACAACGTTGCTTGCGTGAGTGGTTCTTCGCTCTGTTAGGATACTTTACTGTAGAGCAAATAGAGACGATCTCACAAAGAGCTCGGGATTTGGTTCAAGAATCTGATGGGAAAACGAGTTTAAATGAACTATTCGATCAGTTAGCAGTCGAATTCTCGGAAATTCGCGATTCATCTTCAGAACTTTCTCAATGGTTATCTACTTGCTATAGTTATGTGACCGATCTCCAGATGTTTAACGACTACACACGTTGGTCGGGTTTCCTCTTCTCTCTATTGCAGAAAATGCACAGGGACTCTGGAGGATTATTGCATAACTTGTCTGAGGAAGAAGACCAGTTCTTCAAGGTTGTGTCTAACTTCTCCGGTAGGATTCCTTTAGTTTTAGGAAGTATCGGCCACAGTGAAGGAACCACACCGGGAGCAGCAAATCCTTTAGGGGATCTCAATTTCGAAAGTGTTGGGAATGTGACTTGGAGTCGGTTTATCAGAATCGTCGAAGGGTTACTAGAAGCAAGAAGTGGTCTTAATGGTCCGTTGATTTTAGATGTGAGCGATATCAGTGAGAGCGTGTTACGCACAGTCTCTTCTAACGTTTACAGTGGCATGCTCAGCGAAAGACATCAACCAACCACATGGGCGCCTCCGATTGATCTATAAGTATCTATTTTGGGGTTAGGGAAGTTTTAAAGTAAACGTTACCTGCGCGTTAGCATTTTCTACGTGAATATCGCCACCGTGCAAACGCATGATCTTTAAGGCTTCTGCTAGCCCTAAACCATTCCCCTGAGCTTTTGTTGTGAAAAAAGGAATAAAGAGCTTATCAAAAACCTCTTGAGGGAGCTGTCCCGGGTTGGTCACTGAAATATCTCCGGACGTGTGTAATGTCAACATTATAGGAGATTCCGTTGCTTCTGCAGCATTTTTTACCAGATTCCATACTACGCTATTCATTCTATCAGGATCTATAGAACGGACTATAGAGGCCGAGGTTTCACGTTCGAATTTACAAAAGGGGAATGTGATCGATAATAGAGGGATGAGTGAAGAAAAAAAATCTTGCAGGTCTATAGCCTTGAGATTTAGCGGCTGTGATTTCGTGTATTCTAGCATGGATGAAACTAGTGTATTCAGAGAACGAGTTCCATCAATGATAGAGGATAACATGCGTTGATGACGTGGGGAGGGGAGTTCTTCTTTTAATAGGGAGGCAAATCCAGCAATACCACTCAGAGGATTGCGAATTTCATGCGCTAAGGTTGCCGTCATTTTCCCTAACTCTGCAATATTTTTATATCTTTCGATAACATTTTCTAATTGTTTATATTCAGAACGATCTCGAATTAATAAGAAGAGGAAACCATTTAAAGAATTTTTTCTTACGAATATCTCTACATCGCGATCCTGATCGTTTTTTGATAAGGTGAGGCGTAGAGTTTTTGGTGAAGGAAGAGATAGGAGAGCCTCGTTTAGGGAAAATCCAAAGAAAGTTTCTGGGAAAAAATCTGTGAAGGGTTTATGGAGTATTTCCAGTTCATCGGGAATACCGAGAATTTCTCGAGCTTGTGAATTGCAAATGAGGATATTGCCTACTTCTGAGATGAGGATAATTCCATCGGGAATTGCTGTGAGAATTGTGTCTGCCTCTTTATACGATTGTGTGATGCGAGATTTGATCTCCATCAGCTCCTGCGTTGAAGAACATGACTTACAATCGTTGTTGCTCATAAATCCCTAACTCTTTTTTTCTCTGTAGATAATTGAGTTTATCCGTATCGAGGATTCTCGTGATGATTCCTCGAATCTCGGAGAGCTCATCTTGAATATCTTGGGGAAGTACGGAAGTGAAACTATGCCGAAATTCCTTAATTTCGTTATCGACCTTGTCTATACAAGATAGAAGAGTTTTTTTCTGCTGCAATACTTTTTCAAGTTCTATAGGAGTGAGCGAAGTCTCGGTTTCTGTAAGATCAAGAATAGCTAAGAAAAAGCCTTTCTTTTTTTTTAGGAGAAG is a genomic window of Chlamydia psittaci 6BC containing:
- a CDS encoding two-component system sensor histidine kinase NtrB, giving the protein MEIKSRITQSYKEADTILTAIPDGIILISEVGNILICNSQAREILGIPDELEILHKPFTDFFPETFFGFSLNEALLSLPSPKTLRLTLSKNDQDRDVEIFVRKNSLNGFLFLLIRDRSEYKQLENVIERYKNIAELGKMTATLAHEIRNPLSGIAGFASLLKEELPSPRHQRMLSSIIDGTRSLNTLVSSMLEYTKSQPLNLKAIDLQDFFSSLIPLLSITFPFCKFERETSASIVRSIDPDRMNSVVWNLVKNAAEATESPIMLTLHTSGDISVTNPGQLPQEVFDKLFIPFFTTKAQGNGLGLAEALKIMRLHGGDIHVENANAQVTFTLKLP